Below is a genomic region from Erigeron canadensis isolate Cc75 chromosome 7, C_canadensis_v1, whole genome shotgun sequence.
AACAGGTTACAAGTGCCATGTCTGCGTTACATGAAATAGACTTGTCCATGTTGGGTTCAGTTTTTTAAACATGATTAGCCAAATGGTTCACGTTCAGGTTTGGTGATACCTACCTGCTGACCCAAACCCGAATTGCCCCTTGTTACTATGAACCTGGTTAGAACGCAGGATGAACAGGAGTTTAGTATAAAACGTATCGGCGTAAAAGTAACTGTATTGAAGAACAAAGCAATCATAGAACTGATTGCCGAAGGACGACCTCCATTGTTTTGTAAACCAACCAGCAAAAATTGAAGAAAGAAGATTGATCTGCTGTTCAGTGTGCTTCAAAGAAAGCTGCATTTGATGTTGAGTAGTTAAAGCAAAAAATGAGATTAATATATTTTGGCCAAATTACTTTGGAAGTATAGTTGTCCAAGAAACCTTTTTTCAATATGTTTGATAATCAAGTTCTTTTATGACTCGATGAacattttgtttctttaatggaatataacttaataattaaattgttaAGACTAACAAAGTTTtctaacttttaaataaaaccaaaagTTGAAAAGGCGTCAATTCTCATGTGTTTGTGTTGGTTATTCCGCATATTTTTGTAACAAGATACCATGGAAAGACCAATAACATTGAGTCATGCATGAAAATGGAGAAAAACACAAGAGAGTATCTGAAAGTAACCCAACAAGATACAGAATGGATTACCCGACTCAACATCTCCCCGCGACAAAATGAGTACTCAGACACATTCTATGATTACTTTTCACTAAAGGGTATACGAGTAGATACATTGCAGCCCGGTTCCATAGCTTGCTCCTTCACAGTTCCATCGCGCCTTACTGTATTTACTCTTATTACTTTAATTGAACACTCGACTTATTGGTTTTTTGATGAGATCGCTTAGCTGTAATATTTTCGATATCAGGATAGAAATGGAGATTTGGCAGTGGGTGCAATTGCAAATATAGTAGATGCAATTGGTGGTGCTATGGCGTACGAAAACGATGCACCTATGAAATTTTCGGTGGATATGTCTATTTCTTATCTTTCTAAGGCCAAGCTCAACGTAAGTTATTTACCGTTAATGTATTTGTAAAGCAATTTTAAATGGTTCTTAGTGTGAAGTAAATGATGGGTTAGCCTTCTAGGATTAAGTTAACTTCGAGGATTGgtggttttgatttttgaatgaTCATGTAATAAGCTTCCTTATGAAATTTTAATACAGAAAGTCGATCGGAAACATAGTAGTAATGTATCATAACAAATTCAAATAGTAGCAAATGTTCATAACTTGATGAAAAAGGCCTCAAAAACATAAAGTTGGACAGTTTTTGAATTTTAGTGGGAAAATATAGATTAGTTATGAGAATCATATCGGCCCATTCTCTGGACTAAAAATGCCTTAATGTAGATAGAAAACGTGTGTATCTGTACTTTTTTTTCTTGCGGGTTGTGGGGGGGAAGAATTTGCACCTGTCAAGGATCAAACCCTCAACATTGGACCAATGGATCGTTGTCACATGTGTATACAACTTAATATGCTTGTGTATGAATGTTGACAGGATGAAATGGAGATTAGTGCAAAGCTTATAGGTGGAAAAGGGGGATATGCGGGTACTCTTGTCGTTCTAAAGAACAAATTAACCGGAGAAATTATTGCTGAAGGACGACATTCGTTATTTTGTAACCCGGCGAGTAAACTGTAAAAGAAAGAAGACCTTACCGTACCATGATATTGGATTGTAAAAGACATTCGTTCTAAAGCAACTTTCTTTAATAGTTACAAGCAAATGTAAGGAAGTTTACCATACCATGATATTGGATTGTTGAAAGAGTCAATGGGGTTCGAGTGGAAGCATGTAATTGTTGATATGGGTCCGGTTGGCTTAGTACACGATATTCTTTTGTCCATTTTGATGAGTTGATTACTTCCGACCCAGatttttgagttaattacaTGGTTGATTATTCTTgacttaattacttattaacttAACTTGATAgtaaaatgttcatttgaaatcTAAAATttctgtgaaaactagaaaactgccCAAAACACACAGTGatttgaatttaacacaatgtgttttaattgtgtaatctaaaaataCATTGTggtaagttttaaatcacaatgtgtttttgatagcgcgtgaaaatcaaaaaattgttcaaacacactgtaatACGAGCTTAACACAAtatgtttcttaaaaaaaattaaaatacattgtgtaaattcatatcacagtgtgttttggtcagttttagttttcaaatggtCACAACCCTGACTTGATAACTCGAATATATATTATCatgataataatattaagatGATGATTTAGAAAAACGTgggacatatatatatgggaatgaTTAATCCTCTCAATTTAtaagcctaaaaatcctcttaattcaCAAAATGGTGACATATGGAAATTCAAAGGGTAAAATTAGGAGATTAAATGAAATCCCCTTgtcaaattaatataattttaagagaattttaaaatgatattaaaatcaaatatgctATACAAGTATAGACCGAATAGGGTTATGAAGTTTTGTACACTAAAATTTACAATTGTACACTCGCTAGTTAATTAACCCGGTTTCAACCCGggcttattaataaattttttgtaatattaagttaGGTATATGTCTAAGAACTATGAGATAGTTTAACCATCCTCATAATCTCAGAATACTTTACCTTAtatttcgaatatatatattagtttattaacccgcataacatgcaaataaattaaaattttattatgattAAATTATGTAGATGATGAAAATCTAAAAgaccatatataaaatattagagtttttaaaaaacaaaaaacctatttttttaataaaaaaaagaaatcataaataacaaatatcaaaatGAAATAAGCTTAAAGAAGGAAAAtgcttataatatcataagacataagtaaattaaaaataaaaaccctaaataggatgatgtcataaatttaaaaaattaaaaagaaataatttatataaataaatctaataatgACAAGTAAACATTATctataaaataatgatatcataaaaatcttgttttattaatatataagatttgctattataaaacttatttaatatctatatattacgAAACAAGTTTTTATAACCAATGGTAAAAAGATCTTCACAAAAAGTTTTGGTAATAGTTCCAAAATTTAAACGTGTCcgattttaaatattaaaagtgaTTGTTTATAACT
It encodes:
- the LOC122606574 gene encoding uncharacterized protein LOC122606574, which codes for MEKNTREYLKVTQQDTEWITRLNISPRQNEYSDTFYDYFSLKGIRVDTLQPGSIACSFTVPSRLTDRNGDLAVGAIANIVDAIGGAMAYENDAPMKFSVDMSISYLSKAKLNDEMEISAKLIGGKGGYAGTLVVLKNKLTGEIIAEGRHSLFCNPASKL